From the genome of Mycetocola spongiae, one region includes:
- a CDS encoding ABC transporter ATP-binding protein: MLELRGITKSYATRRVLDDITFRIEPGRMTGFVGGNGAGKTTTMRILLGVLGADGGDVLLNGTPVTEQDRRGFGYMPEERGLYPKMRVAEQITYLARLHGLSAARAKSNTETLLGQLGLTERAGDNLESLSLGNQQRAQIAAALVHDPIALVLDEPFSGLDPIAVDVVVSVLKERADSGVPVLFSSHQLDIVERLCDDLVIIAGGTVRASGSAQALREQHRSNRYVLEGAADSGWVRDLPGVSVLGFDAGNVEFEAATPELAQEVLRGALARGPVASFTPVRPTLAQIFREVI; the protein is encoded by the coding sequence ATGCTGGAACTACGCGGCATCACCAAGAGTTACGCCACGCGGCGGGTGCTTGATGACATCACCTTCCGGATTGAACCCGGCCGGATGACAGGTTTTGTCGGCGGCAACGGTGCGGGAAAAACCACCACGATGCGAATCCTGCTGGGCGTGCTGGGCGCCGATGGCGGCGATGTGCTCCTAAACGGCACCCCCGTGACCGAGCAGGACCGCCGCGGGTTTGGGTATATGCCCGAGGAGCGGGGGCTCTACCCGAAGATGCGTGTGGCCGAACAGATCACCTATCTGGCCCGCCTGCACGGCCTGAGCGCCGCCAGGGCCAAATCCAATACCGAGACCCTGCTGGGGCAGCTCGGGCTCACCGAGCGCGCGGGCGATAACCTCGAGAGCCTCTCTCTCGGAAACCAGCAGCGCGCGCAGATCGCCGCGGCGCTTGTGCACGATCCCATCGCACTGGTCCTCGACGAGCCGTTCTCGGGCCTCGACCCGATCGCCGTGGACGTGGTGGTCTCCGTGCTGAAGGAACGCGCCGATTCCGGCGTGCCCGTGCTCTTCTCCAGCCACCAGCTGGATATCGTTGAGCGGCTCTGTGACGACCTCGTGATCATCGCCGGCGGAACCGTGCGCGCCTCCGGGTCCGCGCAGGCCCTGCGAGAGCAGCACCGCAGCAACCGCTACGTCCTGGAGGGCGCCGCCGATTCAGGTTGGGTGCGCGATCTCCCCGGAGTCTCCGTGCTGGGCTTTGATGCCGGCAACGTGGAGTTTGAGGCGGCAACGCCCGAGCTCGCCCAGGAGGTCCTGCGCGGGGCGCTTGCGCGCGGGCCCGTCGCCTCCTTCACCCCCGTCCGTCCCACACTCGCGCAGATCTTCCGAGAGGTCATCTAA
- a CDS encoding ABC transporter permease, giving the protein MSTPTTTPTAGTGQVIWLVAEREMSARLRSRAFLISTGVLMLIVLGSVLFSGFAAKGAFASEDEAVRVATTAEVSAQLDLDPAAFNITVVADAEEARDRVRSEEADAAVLAGTEGLTVIGESEVPGSLVSALTLTPTVELLQPDSMDQMLRYFVSIAFGIIFMFSAVTFGTAMAQSVVEEKSTRVVEILISTVSVRALLAGKVLGNSLLAFAQVALIAAIAVIGLTVTGQDALLQGIGAPILWFVIFFVFGFVLLASMFAAFASLVSRQEDVGTAVMPVTTLIMIPYIAVIAFNNNETVMTVMSYVPFSAAVGMPVRMFSGEAQWWEPVLSLAILLISTVLVIGLAARIYRASLLHTGGTMKLTDALRG; this is encoded by the coding sequence ATGAGCACCCCTACCACCACCCCCACCGCCGGCACCGGTCAGGTCATCTGGCTGGTTGCCGAGCGCGAGATGTCCGCCCGGCTGCGCTCGCGCGCATTCCTCATCTCCACGGGCGTCCTGATGCTGATTGTCCTCGGCAGCGTGCTCTTTAGTGGTTTCGCCGCCAAGGGAGCATTTGCCTCCGAGGACGAGGCCGTGCGGGTGGCCACCACCGCCGAGGTCTCCGCGCAGCTTGACCTCGACCCCGCCGCATTTAATATCACCGTGGTGGCCGACGCGGAGGAGGCGCGCGATCGGGTGCGCTCGGAGGAGGCGGACGCCGCGGTCCTTGCGGGCACCGAGGGTCTCACCGTGATCGGGGAGAGCGAGGTCCCCGGCTCGCTGGTCTCGGCACTCACGCTGACCCCCACGGTGGAGCTTCTGCAGCCCGATTCCATGGACCAGATGCTGCGCTATTTTGTATCGATCGCCTTTGGCATCATCTTTATGTTCTCCGCGGTCACATTTGGAACCGCGATGGCACAGTCGGTGGTGGAGGAAAAATCCACGCGCGTGGTCGAGATCCTCATCTCCACGGTCTCGGTGCGGGCCCTGCTCGCGGGTAAGGTGCTGGGCAACTCCCTGCTCGCCTTTGCGCAGGTGGCCCTGATCGCGGCGATCGCCGTGATTGGCCTCACCGTGACCGGCCAGGACGCACTCCTGCAGGGAATCGGCGCGCCGATCCTCTGGTTTGTGATCTTCTTTGTCTTTGGGTTTGTGCTGCTGGCCTCGATGTTTGCGGCCTTCGCCTCGCTCGTCTCGCGCCAGGAGGATGTGGGCACCGCCGTGATGCCGGTGACCACGCTGATCATGATCCCGTATATCGCGGTGATCGCCTTTAATAACAACGAGACCGTGATGACCGTGATGTCCTATGTGCCGTTCTCGGCCGCGGTGGGCATGCCGGTGCGGATGTTCTCGGGCGAGGCCCAGTGGTGGGAGCCCGTGCTCTCGCTCGCGATCCTGCTGATCAGCACGGTGCTGGTGATCGGCCTCGCGGCGCGCATCTATCGGGCCTCGCTGCTGCACACCGGGGGCACCATGAAACTCACGGACGCCCTGCGCGGCTAA
- a CDS encoding GNAT family N-acetyltransferase codes for MTTTLSPMPSERLASWMDRVAAEYEASRLQAGDSPEEARTRAQATRDNYLPGGSPAPDHLIFDVLAGAEPGAERVGYLWIGVREAGEIENWWVWDIEIDEPHRGAGHGRAAMSLAERAAAEHGALTLGLNVFGYNTAARGLYESLGYDVTALQMRKDVASA; via the coding sequence ATGACAACCACCCTTTCCCCCATGCCCAGCGAGCGCCTAGCGTCCTGGATGGACCGCGTTGCCGCGGAATATGAGGCGTCACGCCTCCAGGCCGGGGACTCCCCCGAGGAGGCGCGCACCCGGGCCCAGGCCACGCGCGATAACTATCTGCCGGGCGGCTCCCCGGCCCCGGATCACCTCATTTTTGATGTGCTCGCGGGCGCGGAGCCCGGGGCCGAGCGCGTGGGTTATCTCTGGATTGGCGTGCGCGAGGCGGGCGAAATCGAGAACTGGTGGGTCTGGGATATTGAGATCGACGAGCCCCACCGCGGGGCGGGCCACGGCCGTGCCGCGATGAGCCTGGCCGAGCGCGCGGCCGCCGAGCACGGGGCGCTCACGCTGGGCCTGAATGTATTTGGATATAACACCGCCGCGCGTGGCCTCTATGAATCGCTCGGCTATGACGTGACCGCGCTGCAGATGCGCAAGGACGTCGCCTCCGCCTAA
- a CDS encoding threonine aldolase family protein, with translation MTTLHNASVRHFASDNYAGAHPEVLAALAAANGGHQPAYGDDLYTEHLGEVFARHFGEGVRAFPVFNGTGANVVSLQAMLPRWGAVIAAGTSHINNDECGAPERIGGLKLLTVPTPDGKLTPELIATEAWGFGDVHRAEPHVVSITQSTELGTLYTPAEITAITEYAHAQNMRVHVDGSRLANAAAALDLPLRAFTTDAGVDTVSFGGTKNGLVFGEAVLVLNPDSASGVDYLRKMDMQLGSKMRFVSAQLIALLEGDLWLRSAAHANAMAARLRGTLDRAIAEGRAPGLSFAQPTQVNALFASLPAAAADRVRADFRFYDWDAATEQVRWMTAFDTTEGDVDAFAAAIISALAG, from the coding sequence ATGACCACCCTGCACAACGCCTCCGTCCGCCACTTCGCCTCCGATAATTATGCGGGGGCGCATCCCGAGGTTTTGGCGGCGCTCGCCGCGGCCAACGGGGGTCATCAGCCCGCCTATGGCGACGACCTCTATACCGAACACCTGGGTGAGGTATTCGCCCGGCATTTTGGCGAGGGGGTGCGGGCGTTCCCGGTTTTTAACGGCACCGGGGCCAATGTGGTGAGCCTGCAGGCGATGCTGCCGCGCTGGGGCGCGGTGATCGCCGCGGGAACCTCCCATATTAATAACGACGAGTGCGGGGCCCCCGAGCGCATCGGCGGGCTGAAACTGCTGACCGTTCCCACCCCGGATGGCAAGCTCACCCCCGAGCTGATCGCCACCGAGGCCTGGGGCTTCGGCGATGTGCACCGGGCCGAGCCGCATGTGGTCTCGATCACGCAGTCCACCGAGCTGGGCACCCTCTATACACCCGCGGAGATCACCGCGATCACCGAGTATGCCCACGCCCAAAATATGCGCGTGCACGTGGACGGCTCGCGGCTGGCCAATGCGGCCGCCGCGCTGGATCTGCCGCTGCGCGCGTTCACCACCGATGCGGGGGTGGATACGGTGTCCTTCGGCGGCACCAAAAACGGCCTGGTCTTTGGCGAGGCCGTGCTGGTTCTGAACCCTGACTCGGCCAGCGGCGTGGACTATCTGCGCAAGATGGACATGCAGCTGGGTTCCAAGATGCGCTTCGTCTCGGCCCAGCTGATCGCGCTGCTTGAGGGTGACCTCTGGCTGCGCAGCGCGGCGCATGCCAATGCGATGGCCGCGCGGCTGCGTGGCACGCTGGATCGGGCCATTGCCGAGGGCCGCGCGCCCGGGCTGAGCTTCGCCCAGCCCACGCAGGTCAACGCGCTCTTTGCCTCGCTGCCCGCGGCCGCGGCCGATCGGGTGCGCGCCGATTTCCGCTTCTACGACTGGGATGCCGCGACCGAGCAGGTGCGCTGGATGACCGCATTTGATACCACCGAGGGGGATGTGGACGCGTTCGCCGCGGCCATTATTTCCGCGCTCGCCGGCTAG
- the trpS gene encoding tryptophan--tRNA ligase has translation MTPISTPGFAAALARSEAVTREVELRPERFRVLTGERPTGPLHLGHYFGSIAERARLQRLGVDVFLVLADYQVITDREGTGNIRENVHGAVLDYLAAGMDPEQTTIFTHSAVPALNQLLLPFLSLMSEAELHRNPTVKAELQASGRALSGLLLTYPVHQAADILFCGGNLVPVGKDNLPHVEATRLIARRFNERYEPIFREPEALLTRSPEVPGLDGRKMSKSYGNAIALGASADETAALIRGVATDSRREITFDPGARPGVSALLSTAALCTDRTPEEIAAEVGGGGSAALKALTTEAVNEFLAPHRERRARIAADPGTVREVLRRGNERANEIAEVTLDRVRSAMGMSY, from the coding sequence ATGACCCCCATCAGCACCCCCGGATTTGCCGCCGCCCTCGCCCGCTCCGAGGCGGTCACCCGCGAGGTGGAGCTGCGCCCCGAACGCTTCCGGGTCCTCACCGGCGAGCGCCCCACCGGGCCGCTGCACCTCGGCCATTATTTTGGCAGCATCGCCGAACGCGCCCGCCTCCAGCGCCTGGGCGTGGACGTATTTTTGGTGCTCGCCGATTATCAGGTGATCACCGACCGCGAGGGCACCGGCAATATCCGCGAGAACGTTCACGGCGCGGTGCTGGACTATCTGGCCGCCGGAATGGATCCCGAGCAGACCACGATCTTCACGCACTCCGCGGTGCCCGCGCTGAACCAACTCCTGCTGCCGTTTTTGAGCCTGATGTCCGAGGCCGAGCTGCACCGTAACCCCACGGTCAAGGCCGAGCTTCAGGCCTCGGGCCGCGCACTGAGCGGGCTGCTGCTGACCTATCCCGTGCATCAGGCCGCGGATATCCTGTTTTGCGGCGGGAACCTGGTGCCCGTGGGGAAGGATAATCTGCCACATGTGGAGGCCACGCGGCTGATCGCCCGCCGCTTTAACGAGCGCTATGAGCCCATCTTCCGCGAGCCCGAGGCGCTGCTCACCCGGAGCCCCGAGGTGCCGGGGCTGGATGGCCGCAAGATGTCCAAGAGCTATGGCAATGCGATCGCGCTCGGGGCCAGCGCGGATGAGACGGCCGCGCTGATTCGCGGCGTGGCCACCGATTCGCGCCGCGAGATCACGTTTGACCCGGGGGCCAGGCCCGGGGTCTCGGCCCTGCTGAGCACCGCGGCGCTGTGCACGGATCGCACCCCCGAGGAGATCGCGGCCGAGGTGGGCGGCGGCGGCTCGGCCGCGCTGAAGGCACTCACCACCGAGGCCGTGAACGAGTTTCTTGCCCCGCATCGCGAGCGTCGCGCCCGTATCGCGGCCGATCCCGGCACGGTGCGGGAGGTGCTGCGCCGCGGCAATGAGCGCGCCAACGAGATCGCGGAGGTCACACTGGATCGGGTGCGCTCGGCGATGGGCATGAGCTACTAG
- a CDS encoding TetR family transcriptional regulator, with protein sequence MHTPDPTATPPGDLRERRRAETGAQITAAALTLIEREGIERTTVADIAREAGISPRTFFRYFPSKEAAAVNGQIAFTAAIQALATTEPAPASALDAIVANMRAGAPLLPQLESAYRRVLLSLERERGDTREQLFRIRTLMLRHASLRAASLLYEDNNDLRLARALSERPAPAADLDECLLIVHAASFALRITFDEWVRRSGELPAVSLTEIYDRVTSLQRRVLGA encoded by the coding sequence GTGCACACCCCCGATCCCACCGCGACGCCCCCCGGCGACCTGCGCGAACGCCGCCGCGCCGAGACCGGCGCACAGATCACCGCGGCCGCCCTCACCCTGATCGAACGCGAGGGCATCGAGCGCACCACCGTGGCCGATATCGCCCGCGAGGCGGGGATCTCCCCGCGCACCTTCTTCCGCTATTTCCCCTCCAAGGAGGCCGCGGCCGTAAACGGCCAGATCGCGTTCACCGCCGCGATTCAGGCGCTGGCCACCACCGAACCGGCCCCCGCCTCCGCCCTCGATGCCATCGTGGCAAATATGCGCGCCGGCGCCCCGCTGCTGCCCCAGCTGGAATCCGCATATCGCCGCGTCCTGCTGAGCCTGGAGCGGGAGCGGGGCGATACCCGGGAGCAGCTCTTCCGCATCCGTACGCTGATGCTGCGGCACGCCAGCCTGCGCGCTGCCTCGCTCCTCTACGAGGATAATAACGACCTCCGGCTGGCCCGCGCGCTGAGCGAGCGCCCCGCGCCGGCCGCCGATCTGGACGAGTGCCTGCTGATCGTGCACGCAGCCTCGTTTGCGCTGCGGATCACCTTTGACGAGTGGGTGCGCCGCTCCGGCGAGCTCCCCGCGGTCTCGCTCACCGAGATTTATGACCGGGTGACCTCGCTTCAGCGCCGGGTGCTGGGCGCCTAG
- a CDS encoding SDR family NAD(P)-dependent oxidoreductase has protein sequence MQLTNKVAIVTGGAGGIGRGITRVFIREGARVLFVDSNAENGAALEAELGRDRARFLRLDLSVPGAAETIRDAAVAAFGGLDILVNNANRSTPAPLLLADEDNLAQAFGSSFTPTLTLMQACHELLAQSSGSIINFASGAGLSGDPLQGSYAAAKEAVRGVSRVAANEWGVDGIRVNVVCPFALSEGVQWWSETYPELAAAALAKVPLGRIGDIESDIAPAVVFLASEASCYITGQTLMVDGGGLMMR, from the coding sequence ATGCAACTAACCAATAAGGTCGCAATCGTCACCGGGGGCGCCGGAGGCATCGGCCGCGGCATCACCCGGGTATTCATCCGCGAGGGGGCCCGCGTGCTCTTTGTGGATAGCAATGCCGAGAACGGGGCCGCCCTCGAGGCCGAGCTGGGCCGGGACCGCGCGCGCTTCCTGCGGCTTGACCTGAGCGTGCCGGGCGCGGCGGAAACCATCCGCGATGCCGCGGTGGCCGCATTTGGTGGGCTGGATATCCTCGTGAATAATGCCAACCGCTCGACCCCCGCCCCGCTGCTGCTCGCGGATGAGGACAACCTCGCGCAGGCCTTTGGGTCAAGCTTCACCCCCACGCTCACGCTGATGCAGGCGTGCCACGAACTGCTCGCGCAGTCCTCGGGCTCGATTATCAACTTCGCCTCGGGCGCGGGCCTGAGCGGCGATCCCCTGCAGGGCTCCTATGCCGCGGCCAAGGAGGCCGTGCGCGGGGTATCCCGCGTGGCCGCCAATGAGTGGGGCGTGGACGGAATCCGCGTCAACGTGGTGTGCCCGTTTGCCCTGAGCGAGGGGGTGCAGTGGTGGTCCGAGACCTATCCCGAGCTGGCCGCCGCCGCCCTGGCCAAGGTGCCGCTCGGCCGGATCGGGGACATCGAGAGCGATATCGCGCCGGCCGTGGTGTTCCTCGCGAGCGAGGCCTCCTGCTATATCACCGGGCAGACGCTCATGGTGGATGGCGGCGGGCTGATGATGCGCTAG
- a CDS encoding aldo/keto reductase family protein, whose product MDFRYLGNSGLKISEIIFGNWLTHASQVENDIATRSVRAALDAGISTFDTADTYANTAAETVLGDALRGERRESLEILTKVYWPTGPKGHNDSGLSRKHIFESINGSLRRLGTDYVDLYQAHRYDYETPLEETMQAFADIVRQGKALYIGTSEWNAQQLREGQALASELGFRLISNQPQYSALWRVIEAEVVPASEELGISQIVWSPVAQGVLSGKYVPGQELPAGSRATDEKGGANMIKNYLREDVLTAVHTGFAPIAADLGLTPAQLAVAWVLQNKNIAGAIVGASRPEQVADNARASGVVLEPAVMNAIDVALHPVAEFDPAKTLSPEVRPS is encoded by the coding sequence ATGGACTTTAGATATCTCGGAAACAGCGGTCTCAAAATCTCGGAGATCATTTTTGGCAACTGGCTCACGCATGCCTCGCAGGTGGAAAACGATATCGCCACCCGCAGCGTCCGCGCGGCCCTCGACGCCGGCATCAGCACGTTTGATACCGCCGATACCTATGCAAATACGGCGGCGGAGACCGTGCTGGGCGATGCCCTGCGCGGCGAGCGACGCGAGTCACTGGAGATCCTCACCAAGGTGTACTGGCCCACCGGCCCCAAGGGTCATAACGACTCCGGGCTGAGCCGCAAGCATATCTTTGAGTCGATCAACGGCTCGCTGCGCCGCCTCGGCACCGATTATGTGGACCTCTATCAGGCCCACCGCTACGATTATGAAACCCCGCTTGAGGAGACCATGCAGGCCTTCGCGGATATCGTGCGCCAGGGCAAGGCCCTGTATATCGGCACGTCGGAGTGGAACGCGCAGCAGCTGCGCGAGGGTCAGGCCCTCGCGAGCGAGCTGGGTTTCCGGCTGATCTCCAATCAGCCGCAGTACTCCGCGCTATGGCGCGTGATCGAGGCCGAGGTGGTTCCCGCCTCGGAGGAGCTGGGGATCTCCCAGATCGTCTGGTCCCCCGTGGCCCAGGGTGTGCTCTCGGGCAAATATGTGCCCGGGCAGGAGCTGCCCGCGGGCAGCCGCGCGACCGATGAGAAGGGCGGCGCAAATATGATTAAGAACTATCTGCGCGAGGACGTCCTCACCGCCGTGCACACAGGTTTTGCGCCGATCGCCGCCGATCTGGGGCTGACCCCCGCGCAGCTTGCGGTGGCCTGGGTTCTGCAGAATAAAAATATTGCCGGCGCGATCGTGGGGGCCTCCCGCCCCGAGCAGGTCGCCGATAACGCGCGCGCCTCGGGTGTGGTGCTGGAGCCCGCCGTGATGAACGCAATCGATGTGGCCCTGCACCCCGTGGCCGAGTTTGATCCGGCCAAGACGCTCTCCCCCGAGGTGCGTCCCTCCTAA
- a CDS encoding response regulator — protein sequence MTATPTRILLVDDHEMVRAGFRIILGSQPDLEIVAEAATGAEALLRARETHPDVICMDVQMPDMDGLEATALITADPALRAAVLILTTFDRDDYLFRALRAGAAGFLLKNSTPEQLIEAVRVVSRGDALLAPELTRRVISRFAETPSSPAAPATPPACLTELTDREREVLGLVARGLSNLEIATRLFVGEATVKSHVSKVLQKLGVRDRIQAVVYSYEHGIIVPGGLET from the coding sequence ATGACCGCCACCCCCACCCGCATCCTTCTGGTTGATGACCACGAGATGGTCCGCGCCGGCTTCCGCATCATCCTCGGCTCCCAGCCCGATCTGGAGATCGTGGCCGAGGCCGCCACCGGGGCCGAGGCCCTGCTGCGCGCCCGCGAGACCCACCCCGATGTGATCTGCATGGACGTGCAGATGCCGGATATGGACGGGCTAGAGGCCACCGCCCTGATCACGGCCGATCCCGCGCTGCGCGCCGCGGTGCTGATCCTCACCACATTTGACCGCGACGACTATCTCTTTCGGGCGCTGCGGGCCGGCGCCGCGGGGTTCCTCCTCAAAAACTCCACACCCGAGCAGCTGATCGAGGCCGTGCGCGTGGTCTCCCGCGGCGATGCGCTGCTCGCGCCCGAGCTCACCCGGCGGGTTATCTCCCGCTTTGCCGAGACGCCCTCCTCCCCGGCCGCCCCGGCAACACCCCCCGCCTGCCTCACCGAGCTCACCGACCGCGAGCGCGAGGTCCTCGGGCTGGTGGCCCGCGGCCTGAGCAACCTGGAGATCGCCACGCGGCTCTTTGTGGGCGAGGCCACCGTGAAGTCTCACGTCTCCAAGGTGCTGCAAAAGCTCGGGGTGCGCGATCGGATCCAGGCCGTGGTGTATTCCTATGAGCACGGAATTATTGTGCCGGGTGGCCTCGAAACATAG
- a CDS encoding sensor histidine kinase, translating to MNRSSLVFDRALAAILSVCGVLSLVLFMQMGFVKDPPPLWASLIWCLVMTVPLAWRRVYPGSVLLLVSAAFMIGGSARVPETLISNVALFLAVYTVGACVADRRRAFALRALVIIAMFIWLIVNLFASATDPALLKVYSGAGALSPLLAFLLVQLLTNLLYFGGAYFMGDRAWAGAEQQRALAASSEELRRERERTAAQAIELERLRIARELHDVVAHHVSLMGVQAGAARFTLESDPDVARDALSGVEASARSAIEELRVLLGTLRRPEAERPDTESNSTVGLAALPALVQENRVAGLSTRLETLGEEYPVETLTGFTLYRVAQEALTNVRKHGGPTATADLRLRYLPAGLELEVGNTGSAPRAGLGTGLGHLGMRERVAALGGEIELGPKPRGGYLVRVFLPRIIGATTDSPPLSGGTEPAPGPANVGLTRPPTEGPSAS from the coding sequence ATGAACCGCTCCAGCCTCGTCTTTGATCGCGCGCTCGCGGCGATTTTATCCGTATGCGGTGTCCTGAGCCTGGTGCTGTTTATGCAGATGGGTTTTGTCAAGGATCCGCCGCCGCTCTGGGCCAGCCTCATCTGGTGTCTGGTCATGACCGTGCCGCTGGCCTGGCGGCGGGTCTATCCCGGCAGCGTGCTCCTGCTCGTCTCGGCGGCCTTCATGATCGGCGGCAGCGCGCGCGTTCCCGAGACCCTGATCTCCAATGTGGCGCTGTTTCTGGCGGTATATACCGTGGGGGCCTGCGTGGCCGATCGCCGGCGCGCGTTTGCGCTGCGCGCCCTCGTCATCATCGCGATGTTTATCTGGCTCATCGTGAACCTCTTTGCCTCGGCCACCGATCCCGCGCTGCTGAAGGTGTATTCGGGGGCCGGGGCGCTCTCCCCGCTCCTGGCCTTCCTGCTGGTGCAGCTGCTCACCAATCTGCTCTATTTTGGCGGCGCCTATTTTATGGGCGACCGGGCCTGGGCCGGGGCCGAACAGCAGCGCGCCCTCGCGGCGAGCTCCGAGGAGCTGCGCCGCGAGCGCGAGCGCACCGCCGCGCAGGCCATCGAGCTTGAGCGCCTGCGGATTGCGCGCGAGCTGCACGATGTGGTGGCCCACCACGTCTCGCTGATGGGGGTGCAGGCGGGGGCCGCGCGATTCACGCTGGAGAGCGATCCGGACGTGGCCCGCGACGCGCTGAGCGGGGTCGAGGCGAGCGCCCGCTCCGCGATCGAGGAGCTGCGGGTATTGCTCGGCACCCTGCGCCGCCCCGAGGCCGAGCGCCCCGATACCGAGTCCAATTCCACGGTGGGCCTCGCCGCGCTGCCCGCGCTGGTGCAGGAAAACCGGGTGGCCGGGCTCTCCACCCGCCTGGAGACCCTGGGCGAGGAATATCCGGTGGAGACCCTCACCGGCTTTACGCTCTACCGCGTGGCCCAGGAGGCGCTCACCAATGTGCGCAAACACGGCGGCCCCACCGCGACCGCCGATCTGCGCCTCCGCTATCTGCCCGCGGGCCTGGAACTGGAGGTGGGCAATACCGGTTCGGCCCCGCGCGCGGGGCTTGGCACGGGCCTGGGCCATCTCGGCATGCGCGAGCGGGTCGCGGCACTCGGCGGCGAGATTGAGCTGGGGCCCAAGCCGCGCGGCGGATATCTGGTGCGGGTCTTCCTGCCGCGCATAATCGGTGCGACCACAGATAGTCCCCCGCTGTCCGGCGGGACCGAGCCCGCTCCCGGCCCCGCTAACGTGGGACTCACCCGGCCACCAACCGAAGGACCGTCCGCATCATGA
- a CDS encoding ABC transporter permease — translation MSTAATLAAPRRTLAARRGVIVLGGVLLPLLILAAWQVASTSGLIPSSRLPTPAMVWEAGVNLAASGKLGLYIAISLQRVLIGFAVGAAAGLFLGAIVGLSRAGDILLAPTLGAIRAVPSLAWLPLLVLWMKLGESSKITLIAIGAFFPVYTTVSGALRHVDKNLVEAARAFGLNGVRLFTTVQLPAVIPAVISGLRLALAQAWLFLVAAELLGASMGLGYLLSESQGNGRLDRIFLAIILLAVIGKLTDALVGLLGRWAQNRWT, via the coding sequence ATGAGCACCGCCGCCACCCTCGCCGCACCGCGCCGGACGCTCGCCGCCCGGCGCGGGGTCATCGTCCTCGGCGGGGTACTGCTCCCGCTGCTGATCCTGGCCGCGTGGCAGGTGGCGTCCACGAGTGGGCTGATCCCCAGCTCGCGCCTGCCCACGCCCGCGATGGTCTGGGAGGCCGGGGTCAACCTGGCCGCGAGCGGCAAGCTGGGGCTCTATATTGCCATCTCCCTGCAGCGGGTCCTGATCGGCTTTGCCGTGGGTGCCGCCGCGGGCCTCTTCCTCGGGGCCATCGTGGGCCTGTCCCGCGCGGGCGATATCCTGCTGGCCCCCACGCTCGGGGCCATCCGTGCGGTGCCCTCGCTCGCGTGGCTGCCGCTGCTGGTGCTGTGGATGAAGCTCGGCGAGAGTTCCAAGATCACGCTGATCGCGATCGGCGCGTTTTTCCCCGTGTACACCACGGTCTCCGGGGCGCTGCGGCACGTGGATAAAAACCTCGTGGAGGCCGCGCGCGCGTTTGGCCTCAACGGTGTGCGCCTGTTCACCACCGTGCAGCTGCCCGCGGTAATCCCCGCGGTGATCTCGGGCCTGCGCCTCGCGCTCGCCCAGGCCTGGCTTTTCCTCGTGGCCGCCGAGCTGCTCGGGGCCTCGATGGGGCTCGGCTATCTGCTCAGCGAATCCCAGGGCAACGGGCGGCTGGATCGGATTTTCCTCGCGATCATCCTGCTGGCCGTGATCGGTAAGCTCACCGATGCCCTGGTGGGCCTGCTCGGCCGCTGGGCACAAAACCGCTGGACCTAA